A DNA window from Pseudomonas sp. B21-056 contains the following coding sequences:
- the nudE gene encoding ADP compounds hydrolase NudE — translation MRQKPTILDRRIVATSRLFCVEELKLRFSNGVERTYERLAGKSTGYGAVMIVAMLDADHAVLVEEYCGGTDAYELSLPKGLVEPGEDVLAAAERELKEEAGFGARQLEHLTELSLSPGYMSQKIQVVLATDLYEERLEGDEPEPMRVDKVNLRELSSLAQNPQFTEGRALAALYLARDLLTLRGAFLA, via the coding sequence ATGCGCCAGAAGCCCACCATACTCGATCGACGGATCGTCGCCACCAGCCGCCTGTTTTGCGTGGAGGAACTGAAACTGCGTTTTTCCAATGGTGTGGAGCGCACCTATGAGCGTTTGGCGGGCAAGAGCACCGGTTACGGTGCGGTGATGATCGTGGCGATGCTCGATGCCGACCATGCTGTGTTGGTGGAAGAGTATTGCGGCGGTACCGACGCTTACGAGCTGTCATTGCCCAAGGGCCTGGTCGAGCCGGGTGAGGATGTACTGGCGGCGGCCGAGCGGGAGCTCAAGGAGGAAGCCGGTTTTGGTGCGCGTCAATTGGAGCACCTGACCGAGCTGTCGTTGTCTCCCGGCTACATGAGCCAGAAAATCCAGGTGGTGCTGGCGACGGACCTGTACGAGGAACGGCTGGAAGGCGACGAGCCTGAGCCGATGCGCGTGGACAAGGTCAACCTGCGCGAATTGTCCTCCCTGGCGCAAAACCCACAATTCACCGAGGGCCGCGCCTTGGCGGCGTTGTACCTGGCCCGTGACCTGCTGACCCTGCGCGGAGCGTTCCTGGCATGA
- the cysQ gene encoding 3'(2'),5'-bisphosphate nucleotidase CysQ, which produces MNYPHSLMAPVVELALKAGEAILPFWRANVQVVHKADESPVTAADMAAHDVIVAGLTALAPEIPILSEEDANIARDVRAGWQRWWLVDPLDGTKEFISGSEEFTVNIALVEQGRVVFGVVSMPTNGRFYVGGAGLGAWRGDKGAEPVPVSVRNVRAPGEAFTVVASRRHTSPEQERLLSGLSQSLGELQLTNIGSSLKFCLLAEGAADCYPRLAPTSQWDTAAAQGVLEGAGGEVLDLSGERFCYPPRESLLNASFLALPAKAAWREKLLELARS; this is translated from the coding sequence ATGAATTACCCTCATTCCCTGATGGCCCCGGTGGTCGAACTGGCACTCAAGGCCGGCGAGGCGATCCTGCCTTTCTGGCGGGCCAATGTGCAGGTTGTCCACAAAGCTGACGAGTCGCCGGTCACCGCCGCCGACATGGCTGCCCACGATGTCATTGTGGCCGGGCTGACGGCCCTGGCCCCGGAGATCCCGATCCTCTCCGAAGAGGACGCCAATATTGCCCGGGATGTGCGCGCCGGCTGGCAACGCTGGTGGCTGGTCGATCCGTTGGATGGGACCAAGGAGTTCATTTCCGGCAGCGAGGAGTTCACCGTCAACATTGCGCTGGTCGAGCAGGGCCGCGTGGTGTTTGGCGTGGTATCGATGCCCACCAATGGTCGCTTCTACGTCGGCGGCGCGGGGCTGGGCGCCTGGCGGGGTGACAAGGGCGCCGAGCCTGTGCCAGTAAGCGTGCGTAACGTGCGGGCGCCGGGCGAAGCATTCACCGTGGTCGCCAGTCGTCGTCATACCAGCCCGGAGCAGGAACGCCTCTTGAGCGGCTTGAGCCAGAGCCTTGGGGAGTTGCAGCTCACCAACATCGGCAGTTCATTGAAGTTCTGTCTTTTGGCCGAAGGCGCGGCGGATTGCTATCCACGGCTGGCGCCGACGTCCCAGTGGGACACCGCTGCGGCCCAGGGTGTGCTGGAAGGCGCGGGCGGTGAGGTGTTGGATTTGAGCGGCGAGCGGTTCTGTTATCCGCCGCGGGAGTCGCTGCTGAATGCGTCGTTCCTGGCGCTGCCGGCGAAGGCGGCGTGGCGTGAGAAACTGCTGGAGCTCGCTCGTTCCTGA